The Clarias gariepinus isolate MV-2021 ecotype Netherlands chromosome 7, CGAR_prim_01v2, whole genome shotgun sequence genome includes a window with the following:
- the siah1 gene encoding E3 ubiquitin-protein ligase Siah1 isoform X2, producing MDEEMSRQTATALPTGTSKCAPSQRVNTTASNSDLASLFECPVCFDYVLPPILQCQSGHLVCSNCRPKLTCCPTCRGPLGSIRNLAMEKVANSVLFPCKYASSGCEVTLPHTDKAEHEELCEFRPYSCPCPGASCKWQGSLDAVMPHLLHQHKSITTLQGEDIVFLATDINLPGAVDWVMMQSCFGFHFMLVLEKQEKYDGHQQFFAIVQLIGTRKQAENFAYRLELNGHRRRLTWEATPRSIHEGIATAIMNSDCLVFDTSIAQLFAENGNLGINVTISMC from the coding sequence AAATGAGTCGCCAGACTGCCACCGCGCTGCCCACAGGAACCTCAAAGTGCGCCCCCTCCCAGCGTGTGAATACTACAGCCTCCAACAGTGACCTGGCCAGCCTGTTCGAGTGCCCGGTGTGTTTTGACTATGTGCTGCCTCCAATCCTGCAATGCCAGAGCGGCCATCTGGTGTGCAGCAACTGCCGGCCCAAACTGACGTGCTGTCCGACGTGCCGCGGCCCATTGGGCTCCATCCGTAACCTGGCTATGGAAAAGGTGGCCAACTCGGTGCTCTTCCCATGCAAGTACGCCTCGTCGGGCTGCGAAGTGACGCTGCCGCACACAGACAAGGCCGAGCACGAGGAGCTATGCGAGTTTCGGCCGTACTCGTGCCCATGTCCAGGTGCTTCGTGCAAATGGCAGGGGTCTCTGGACGCCGTCATGCCACATTTGTTGCACCAGCACAAGTCTATTACCACGCTGCAGGGCGAGGACATAGTCTTTCTGGCCACGGACATCAACCTGCCTGGTGCGGTCGACTGGGTCATGATGCAGTCCTGCTTCGGTTTCCATTTCATGCTGGTGCTGGAAAAGCAGGAGAAGTATGATGGGCACCAACAGTTCTTTGCCATCGTTCAGTTGATTGGCACACGCAAGCAGGCAGAGAACTTTGCCTACCGGCTGGAGCTGAACGGCCACCGGCGGCGCCTCACCTGGGAAGCCACGCCACGATCCATCCATGAGGGCATTGCCACAGCTATCATGAACAGTGACTGTCTAGTATTTGACACCTCCATCGCCCAGCTGTTTGCTGAAAATGGCAACTTGGGCATCAATGTCACCATATCCATGTGCTGA